A genomic region of Sander lucioperca isolate FBNREF2018 chromosome 6, SLUC_FBN_1.2, whole genome shotgun sequence contains the following coding sequences:
- the LOC116051541 gene encoding type-1 angiotensin II receptor-associated protein isoform X1, with amino-acid sequence MEIPAINLKAIVLVHWLLTVWGCMVSLPSSFAWGNFGVLAVGVWAIAQRDSIDAVLMFLLGMVVTILTDIVHFGIFYPRNDFAAEIGSVFRFSQGMAILNLLLKPASCFFVYQMYRERGGDYNVNFGFPSVWRNRDAYQSIDHQDESSSPVNPFNPPQESKPVVRTY; translated from the exons GCCATAGTACTGGTGCACTGGCTGCTTACAGTATG GGGATGTATGGTGTCGCTGCCCTCCTCTTTTGCTTGGGGAAACTTTGGTGTTTTAGCTGTCGGGGTCTGGGCCATTGCACAGAGGGACTCGATCGATGCCGTGCTCATG TTTCTGTTGGGGATGGTCGTGACGATATTGACCGACATCGTCCATTTTGGGATCTTTTACCCGCGGAATGACTTTGCAGCAGAGATTGGAAGTGTGTTTCGCTTTAGCCAGGGAATGGCCATCCTCAACCTGCTGCTCAAACCTGCGTCCTGCTTCTTCGTCTACCAAATGTACCGCGAGCGTGGAGGAGATTACAACGTTAACTTTG GTTTCCCCTCTGTATGGCGAAACAGAGATGCCTACCAGTCCATTGACCACCAGGATGAGTCTTCCAGCCCAGTGAATCCCTTCAACCCGCCCCAGGAGAGCAAACCAGTAGTCCGCACATACTGA
- the LOC116051541 gene encoding type-1 angiotensin II receptor-associated protein isoform X2 produces MEIPAINLKAIVLVHWLLTVWGCMVSLPSSFAWGNFGVLAVGVWAIAQRDSIDAVLMFLLGMVVTILTDIVHFGIFYPRNDFAAEIGSVFRFSQGMAILNLLLKPASCFFVYQMYRERGGDYNVNFDLETSVDSRCTTDSGDSAFIGRRY; encoded by the exons GCCATAGTACTGGTGCACTGGCTGCTTACAGTATG GGGATGTATGGTGTCGCTGCCCTCCTCTTTTGCTTGGGGAAACTTTGGTGTTTTAGCTGTCGGGGTCTGGGCCATTGCACAGAGGGACTCGATCGATGCCGTGCTCATG TTTCTGTTGGGGATGGTCGTGACGATATTGACCGACATCGTCCATTTTGGGATCTTTTACCCGCGGAATGACTTTGCAGCAGAGATTGGAAGTGTGTTTCGCTTTAGCCAGGGAATGGCCATCCTCAACCTGCTGCTCAAACCTGCGTCCTGCTTCTTCGTCTACCAAATGTACCGCGAGCGTGGAGGAGATTACAACGTTAACTTTG ACTTAGAGACCTCTGTGGACAGTCGATGCACGACGGATAGTGGTGACAGTGCTTTTATTGGCCGCCGCTATTGA